A single region of the Mesotoga infera genome encodes:
- a CDS encoding ABC transporter substrate-binding protein, translated as MKRILVLLLSLVFAVGLFANLVVYSSVDEANARKILNAFVAETGIKVDFVFLSSGPALARIEAEINNPQADVWFGAPLENHIIAKERGLTQAYKTLSVYGVLPEFYDIDGFYHPIYMNPLGVGINKTVLQQIKAPVPETWEDLLKPAYSRMIQYPNPQSSGTAYSLITGLVQIYGEDGAIEYLRKLVPNIQTYTQSGTGPSKAVGPGQVAMGIQFTPAFFQFMEQGYPVDVVFPKEGVPYEVASVSILKGAKNLADAQKLVDWVVSKAGQQQVVNQQTYFYPIRSDVDFGTLQPLSTIKLLPVDPAWAAENKTRLIERWVNEVLPY; from the coding sequence ATGAAACGCATTCTTGTTTTGCTTCTTTCTTTAGTCTTCGCCGTTGGTCTCTTCGCAAATCTAGTTGTTTATTCTAGTGTTGACGAGGCGAACGCGCGCAAGATTCTAAATGCCTTTGTCGCTGAAACCGGAATAAAAGTCGACTTTGTCTTCCTCTCTTCCGGTCCCGCACTTGCAAGGATCGAGGCTGAGATAAACAATCCCCAGGCAGACGTCTGGTTTGGCGCCCCGCTGGAAAACCACATAATAGCCAAAGAACGCGGCCTCACACAAGCTTACAAGACGCTCTCAGTGTACGGAGTTCTGCCGGAATTCTATGACATTGATGGTTTCTATCATCCGATCTACATGAATCCGCTGGGAGTTGGAATCAACAAGACCGTTCTACAGCAGATCAAAGCTCCAGTACCGGAAACCTGGGAAGATCTTCTGAAGCCCGCATACAGCAGGATGATTCAGTATCCCAATCCCCAGTCTTCGGGAACCGCCTACAGTCTAATAACCGGACTCGTGCAGATCTATGGGGAGGATGGGGCAATCGAGTATCTGAGAAAGCTCGTTCCAAATATACAGACCTACACACAGAGCGGTACCGGTCCCTCCAAAGCCGTCGGCCCCGGTCAGGTAGCGATGGGTATTCAGTTCACTCCGGCCTTCTTCCAGTTTATGGAGCAGGGTTATCCGGTGGATGTTGTCTTCCCGAAAGAGGGAGTACCCTACGAAGTCGCTTCCGTTTCTATACTGAAAGGCGCAAAGAATCTTGCCGATGCCCAGAAACTCGTTGACTGGGTAGTTTCAAAGGCCGGTCAGCAGCAGGTAGTAAATCAGCAGACTTACTTCTACCCGATAAGATCCGACGTCGATTTCGGGACACTTCAACCTCTTTCAACTATTAAATTGCTTCCTGTGGATCCTGCGTGGGCAGCTGAAAACAAGACAAGGCTTATCGAGAGATGGGTCAATGAGGTTCTTCCTTACTGA